In Myripristis murdjan chromosome 23, fMyrMur1.1, whole genome shotgun sequence, the DNA window GGTTTTTACACCATGATGCCAGATGTTGTACTTCCCTTCTATAGGCAGATTCATCATTGTTGTTAATGAGCCCCAGCACCGTGGTGTCATCAGCAAATTTAACAGTGAGGTTGGTTGGGAAAGAGGCAAGGCAGTCGTGCGTGAAAAGTGTGAAGAGCAATGGACTGAGCATGCACTGTTGGGGGGCTGTGGTGTTGATGAGGAGGGTGGATGAGGTGTGCCTGCCAGCCCTAACACACTGAGCGGTTTATCAAAAAGTCAAGGATCCAGTTGCATAATGCGGTGTTCAGTCCAAGGTTGTGTAATTTGGAATGGAGTTTGTTTGGCAGGATTGTATTGAAGGCTGAACTAAAGTTGACAAAGAGCAGCCTTACATAGGTGTTTTTGTGCTCAAGGTGTTGTAATAGAATAGAGTGTGGAGCACAGTGGCGATGGCATCTTCAGTTGACCTGTTCTCCCTATATGCAAACTGGTATGGGTCAAGTGCAGGTGGTATTGCATTCTTAATGTGTTTGATGACCAGCCTCTCCAGGCATTTGGCTGGGATGGGGGTGAGAGATACAGGTCTATAGTTATTAAGGCATGTGCCATTTGACTGACATTTGGGTAATAAAGAACGTTAAATGTTAAAGCCAAATATGAAAATTTaaagattttgattatatgttgtgaaatcttcagtaacCCCACTTGATTTGTGAAATAGTTTgctgcaatgtgaaatgtggggaaactgtagaaaatggatcaaatatttaaaatcactggtatggtgcttTAACAAAATGTCTCTTAAATTTGGTTGATGAACGTGCAGGGTCCCCCTTTACATGCTCACTgatactgacctgagagcctccagtctacagtttggactctccagtccagcagagagacgcttcactcctgaatcctgcaggtggttgttgctcaggtccagctctctcagactggaggactgggagctgagaactgaggccagagcctcacagcttctctctgacagattacagccactcagcctggatgaagatgcagatattaaaacacaattattaTTCTAATGTGACTGATGTTTTGATAGGCAAGCCAGGTTTTATTTAACACTCCAGGCTAGGGATTGAATATGGGACCAAAGCTTGGTGATGCAGTGGCagttcatgaaaaaatgtaGTTCTGCCAGTTTGGAAGCAAAGAGACTGGAAAGAGCATCgataatgaatcccaaacaaacgtgttactgtgcatccttcaaaacatttctccAGCTTCTCTTTGCTGCTCAAAAGCACCTTGTTAGCTGGTTTATTCACCCTCTGCAGACACGTCACAATTATCACCTGACGTGGGAGGCGGCGCcatcagtgttgccaacttggcgactttttCGCTAAtactggcgactttccaactccccatggcgacttCTTTTTGGCAAAAGCGACTAGCAACAAATCcagcgacttttcctggtgttattggagacttttctggtattttggagactgacatgaaagcatgtatcgttcctctgcagttcctgttctcagcgagcagcgggtgctgccgcgagcccctcccccaccccaaagtcctcacaggtggtcacagcctccagtcgcaggcagctgcagtcaggagaggagcagagaggagaccctcaCCACTCCGCGTCCAGGCAGCAAATGgatcgcgcatgcgcaaagccgccgtTGATCCCGCCCTTCCCATAAATTTgaagttctaaaacatatttgtatatgtatatgttgtatatgtatatatgttttttacTCGCTTTTTGTTATTCCTCTCCTAGAGCGCCCATTACagtccattacaatcacgtgcaaattgcaaattaggcgatgtcatttggcgacttctagtaacttttaggacagccaatagctactttccttactgaggagttggcaacactgggcGCCATGACGGACGGCAGAAGAACAGTGGACGTCAATTTAAGACACGGAGGCACGTTATAGTTGGTGACATTCCGTGGTTGCagatagtttttaatttactttaatgGTAGTAAGATGGTGATTTCCTGCTGTGCCGTGCAGTGTGCCGACTGGCTGTAAGCCTTATCTAGCCTTTTACAGGAGACCTTTTAATGCGGACAGAAGACAGCGACGGGTAGCTGCTATCAATCGTGAGGACTGGCAGCCGTCCAAATACTCCCGGATCTGCAGCGAGCATTTTTACAAGGTAAGTTTCATATTAATACGTTATCAAAGTTATATAACCTTAGCTATGTTagagtcagtcaaaacaaactcgGTGTAGTTGGCTAACGTAGCTACCGTTAGCTAACAAACGCAAGTAGAGTTTGTTTACTAGTAGCgatgctagctagctactaacgttagctagctagtcctTCTCAGGACTCTGTTCTTATTAGCTGGCACTCCTAATATAGAACATCTGATCTAGGACTGCCAGCAAACAAATAGTCTGTTGGAAGACCATCATTGGATTAACAGACCAGTAAAAGAAAGTTAAAATCCACTGTAAAGGTGTCATATATTGCATGGCCTTTACAACCAGTGTAAAATTAGCCCCTGTTTTAGTCCTGCTCAGTACCCAAGCAGCTGAGCCAAGCcttattcaaacccacagaactttatttcagattctagcagagatcccaaagataccaaatatgtcttcctggattacagggaaatgtgtatgaaatgataaacaaaatatctAGATATTCTCTATTTTGTGTGATAGTGTAGTCATGAAACATTGGCATCTtggctttaaatatttcatgtaatataagtgtagcttcaatgaagcgctGCAACCAGCACATACAGAATGTTGTGAAACTGATGCACgatacagaaaaatgttttctccaATTTTGAATTTGCTTGGACAGAAATTTAATAGAAAAGCTGATGTCGGGGGCCTCACCTACCATACTTTGTTCTGCAAATGATAAAAGTGTGTATTAGCTTGTCTCTATGTTAGTGTGACAGAAAGGCAAAACTCTGCCAGTGTTCTCAGGatgataaaatgcattattggTACCATTCCTGCTGTGAGGCTCAAAGTCAGATAAACTATGACTTTCGAAATGCTTCTATTTTGCtttctgtgaaaatgttgacatttgttTTATAGAGTTATCTAGACACTTACAGAGATGTTTTGGAGACTTCAACCACTGGCAACAGTTTCATAAAAGCCTCCTCAGAAGCAGAGTacttcttcaggtcaaacacatccagtttttcttctgatgacagcaacatgaagaccagagctgaccactgagcaggagagagtttgtctgtggagagacttCCTGAACTCAGGTGCTGTTGGATCTGCTTCACTAGAGAattgtcattcagctcattcagacagtagaacaggttgatgcttctctctggagagggattctctttgatcttcttcttgatgtactggactgtttcctggttggtctgtgagctacttcctgtctgtgtcagcaggcctcgtaggagacgCTGGTTGGTCTCCattgaaagacccaggaggaagcggagaaacaagtccaggtgtccatttggactctgtaaggccttgtccacagcattCTGGAGGAGGAGTTTTAATTTAGATTTCTGGCTGAATACTGTAAACCAACTGGAGGTCGGTTGTTGCTCTGTCAGCAGGTTCACACCAGAGTTGATGAAggtcagaaagacataaagagcagccagaaactcttgaaggctcagatggacgaagcagaaaactttgtcctggtacagcccacgctcctctttaaagatctgtgtgaacactcctgagtacactgaggctgctctgatatcaaggCCACattctgccaggtctgcttcatagaagatcaggttgcctttctccagctgctcaaaagccagttttcccagagactggatcatctccctggtctctggagtccagtgtggatctgtctcagctctgctGTGATACTTGATGTTCCCTTGTTTGGACTGAACAAGctggaagtggatgtacatctcagtcagggtcttgggcagctGTCCTCTCTGACTgattttcaacacgtcctccagaactgtagcagtgatccagcagaagactgggatgtggcacatgatgtggacgcttcgtgacgtcttgatgtgggagatgattctgctggcctgctcctcatctctgaatctcttcctgaagtattcctccttctgtgggtcagtgaagcctctcacctctgtcaccatgtcaacacactcaggagggatctgattggccgctgcgggtcgtgtggttatccagaggcgagcagagggaagcaggttcccagtgatgaggtttgtcagcagaacgtccactgaggtggactctgtaacatcagtcaggatctggttgttgttgaagtccagaggaagtcgacactcatccagaccgtcaaagatcaacacaacctggaactgctcaaacctgctgattcctgcttctttggtctcagtgaagaagtgatgaagaagttccacaaaactgaactttttctctttcagcagattcagctctctgaaagtgaatggaaatgtgaactCTATGTGCTTATTGGCTTTAtcttcagcccagtccagagtgaacttctgtgttaagactgttttcccaatgccagccactccctttgtcatcagtgttctgattggcttatcttttccaggtaaaggtttaaagatgtcttcagattttatcagtgtttctgcttctgctggtttcctggatgctgtttcaatctgtctgacttcatgttcctcattgaccttttgactctctccctctgtgatgtacagctctgtgtagatctggtTCAGAAGTGTTGAGTTTCCTGCTTtggcaatcccctcaaacacacactgaaacttcTGCTTCAGATTAGATTTGAGTTTACGTTGGCACACTGCAGCAAAGGtttctgaatggaaaaaaataaattaaaagtgcaCCAATAAGCAGATGTTAtaatatgctgatgacactcaaATTTACAGTTCTATTCCATCTAACTCACAAATTATAAAACTGTGCTCATTAGACCCATGTTCATGAATTATCTTTTATCAAGATATCCTGTTCTCTGGTCTACCAACATGTAGTCCATCATGTTAAAACTGTTTAAAGTCTCTTACTGCTGTGCaaacgctcagccagctcctcctgcttcattctcctcaggaggtgcagtgtgatctgcagaaaagcctctctgatgctgctcctctgctcttcctcctcatcgtcCATCACcttctcatcctctccctgcctccctaagcattctgggtagtCTGGACTCAGAATCCTGTGGATCCTTTTCAGCTCATTCTTCACAAAAGTGACAGCGTTCTCCTCCAGCATCTGGAACAGAATAATATATTGTTATGTGCCAACGCTCTGCACACCCTGcattggatttgttttgtcttcctccCCCTCGTCTTTCTTTATTCCTCTATCTGcctcctcaggttctgtgtggTCGACCAGTTCAGCTGTTCATGATCAGTTCAGACTACATGCTCATCTCTGTTCCTCATCCCTGGCCTCTCATGGTTGGTCTCCACCCTTGTAAATCACCATCAGACCTCCATCATCCTCCAGTCAACTACGCCCCACTCTACTATATAAGCTCCACTGTTGCACTTGtgtcccccctctctgtctttgcatcTCCTTGTTTGACTTGCTGAAAGCTTTGTTACTTCAGGCCTAGACCTTTGTTTAGTCTGGGTTCTCTGTATTTAAAGTAGcctgttctattatttgttgttgatttgaGACTGGACTGTGTATGTTTGGAGTACCCTGCACATTTGcacatccaagtttttttttttttttctttttaagagaCACTAGGGAAGAGGGGTTTGCCATccactgtatttttgtgtggAGAACAGAGTAGTTAgctttctcttttatttcatttgtaggTGGACTAACTCAAGATTTAGTGAGGgtcagttctttttttctgttctttcatTTATCAACACCTGTGAtcctttacatttattttcttttgtttactcAAAAACTGAGTCTCTTGATTTCATTGAGTCTGCAACATGTATTTGTAAATCATAAAAACAGTTGCTTTTCTGACCACTGGGCACTGtacaatttaagaaaaaaagctACTATCACCACACTGTTGTACCTGCAATTAGAATATATGGTCACCTTCACTGTCTTCCTAGTGGTGATTCTTACATCTGAAAGTTTGAAGTGTTTGTGCTGCCTCCCCTTTAGTTCCCTAGACACCTGACGTTTAGGGAACTAAACAATATGAATTTGACTTCCCTTATAAAATTGTAGAACACAAATCTCAAATCCATCTAACAGAGACTGAAAGCCCAATGAGACAAGAAGTTATGACCAGAATGGTTGTTTTACATCAAATTTACAGATGAAGTAAAAGGTGTTGCTGTGCATTTACACACCTTAAATATGGAgtccaggtctgtttgatgctctgAGGCTGGCCGACCACTGGGaagctctgagctctgctggtggactctgtagagcacacacacacacacacacacacacacacacacacacacactagtgatGGAAATtccggctctttttagagaaccGGCTCTTTTGGCTCGACTCACTAAAAAGAGTCGGCTCTTTCGGCTCCCAAGcggctcttcagatttttttgttgcttaaattaatttattaccaacaataatgtaaaattatgtgtaaaatgaattactaatgtcaaaaaacatgcattatgtttttttttatttataaatgtttattatataaatatgcctttatttattcactctagtgctacaaaacatatattataaaatacaaaaacaaacgtttaactatttacagttgaattgaattgctgtacacactgcagcagcagccacagttgCAGTCGACACACTGGCACCTTCATTAATATCaagttcattttcttgtgttttttttttccccattgcaCTGATGGTGGACAGTTCTGGACAGTTTGGGGAGCTGGCTcgataagagatttttttcttgcagactcTACGCTCTGCCTTTCTATtgtcaataaaattgaaatagGTCCAtattttactccttttcctgctgtcatttTCTTAGCTACACCTTTCCAGCGCGTTCGTGTTGTCTCTCATTGTGgccccttgctctctttctctctcgtctccctccctcctgttctcctgttcatgtgtgtgtgtgtgtgtgtgtgtgtgtgtgtgtgtgccgctccGGTGTGAAGCGCTCAGCGCAGACAGACGGTACCCGGGAGCCacatcgaaaaaaaaaaaaaaaaaaacggctctcAATCAGGAGCTGGCTCCCGTCGTTCACTTCAAAGGGCCGGCTCTTAGAGCCGGTTCGTTCACGACCGACCcatcactaacacacacacacacacacacacacacacacactgtaaatgccACTAATCATTGGAGGTGAAGGAGCTCAATTGACAGATCAGTTCTGTATCTCATCATGACCTCACACTTCTGCTGAGTAGAGCTGGataacaacaaaatgtgttttatttattggtttatttttcagggacaatacacactaatgaacAATTAAACTGTAGCTGAGTCAGAGTAAGCCGGGAGGCTAGTTttcatctgctgtcatttggcCAGAGATGTAAAAGGCAacctaaaattacaaaattttaaaaattattttctaataGGTACAACACAGTCTTCTCAGGTTGAACCTCTGTGTGATTATTGTTTGAAGCGGAGCAGAGATTTGCATACTTGATTAGATGAGCCCAACTCAAAACTGtatattttcttaaaatgtgGCAGTGGTTGTAGTTGTTTGACTTCTATCCCAAAACTTTGAGAGTTTGTTTGTACAAAGTTTCAAGTGGCTTAAGTGCTTTATCTTTTGCAAAACATGTTAAGCGGTGGGTGAGATGTGACATTATCATTGAATTCATGTACAACTTGGCTGCATCAGTGGTCACTGCATTTCTGGTACATCAGAAGTTAAATGGGTTAAACAGGAACCTGTGACACAAAATTTTTACATGAGACATGAAAGATAGCTGAGAGTCAATGAGGATGCTCAGATATTTGAACTCAGAAACAACTTGTGATTTTTCACCTGCTAACATTATAACTGGTTCTGAAGTTGTACATGTACAGTAAGCTTATAATCATTTGTACTTTGCTCTGTGTTATATTAATGTTAAAAGTGTGAAACGTGATATTCACTGGAATGAGATTCTCACACGTTGGAAAAACAACATTGAGCTGAATGTCCACACTATCCTTTCAGGTCTGTTACTAAAGATCAAGTCAATCTGTGTTTGAGAGGAGGTGGTTATTCTAGTAGGTCCATCAATCAATTGCGTTTGATCAAAAATATCTGTGGTCTGTTTGAGGGCCTTCCTGTTTGTCCTGTCTTCCCAGTTGATATTGAAATCACACGTCAATATGACTTCTTTCCTCAAATCTCACAGTTTTAgcatgtttttcagattttcataaAATTCATTGTTAGAGGAGGGTGGGTGGTACcaaataacaagaacaaagagcATTTGAGGTGAAAGAGCTACAGTTAAACCAACGCGCTTCAAGTCACTGCCAGATGACCACTTCATTTGATTCCAGTGAAAGGTGTCTTTAATGGAAATCATCACCCCGCCCCCCTTTCCTTTACACCTGTCATGTCCTGGTACAACTACTGCAGAGGATGCTGAGCTGCTATGTAACCATGTTTCTGACATGTTTctcttttacagttttttttttgtttgtttgtttgttttgttatttctgcTTCATGTgatagtcacagtggagagagacaggaaatgcgggggagacagagggaatgacatgGAGCAAATGGCCTAAGGTCTGATTtaaacccaggacactgcatCAGGACTTGGCCTTAACAAGACGCTATGCACTCTTATCTGCTGAGATACTGGGGTGCCccagttgttttcatttcttaccTCTGTTCAGTGGAGTGGTGTCCATCTTTGAAATCAACAGGATGATccatagaccagtcactcttcatggacacacagctgggttcaggggagtctggtctctcctgatTGATCCTGGTTGAGATGAAAGATCATCTTAAGAAGAGCAGCAGTTCTTAATCTAGAGAAGCCTGAAGCAATCTAAGGACATCTCAGTTTTACCAATACTTAGCTCATAAAAAGCGCACAGCAGCCCATAATAATCATAGAAATGAATCAGTAGCAGGTGAACCTCAATGtaaatgctgctgctctgaagaAACTTCATCAAGAGTTCATCTGTGTCTCATCATGACTTCCCACTTCTTCTCAGTAgagctggaaaacaacaaactcatttttttgaaattcttACCTCTGTTCAGTGGAGTGGTGTCCATCTTTGAAATCAATAGGATGATGcatagaccggtcactcttcatggacacacagctgggttcaggggagtctggtctctcctgatTGATCCTGGTTGAGATAAATTATTAACTAAAGAGGGGCAGTGGTGTCCAAATTAGAGTAACAGTTTTTTGAGCAGAAGGTTACGAGTTCAAATCCAAAGAATATTTTGGAAATTCAGTGAAGAGTGGATGTGTTCAGATGTCAGACATTGTGCTTTTACTGTGCAGCTCCCAGAGGCTGATTAACAAAAGTCTGGTTGCACTGAACTCctgggtgtgaatgtgtcacTGCATGATTTTTAAACAGGACAGGCCTGAAACAGAGTACGGTGCTCAGAAAACCCTCTATGGAGAAACAGGCCctttatttctaatgcagatgtcttgctgggcctgctggtggcgctagaggaaaggtcatgggaaaaaaataaatgtc includes these proteins:
- the LOC115355625 gene encoding NACHT, LRR and PYD domains-containing protein 12-like; its protein translation is MDTTPLNRGCAEQTFAAVCQRKLKSNLKQKFQCVFEGIAKAGNSTLLNQIYTELYITEGESQKVNEEHEVRQIETASRKPAEAETLIKSEDIFKPLPGKDKPIRTLMTKGVAGIGKTVLTQKFTLDWAEDKANKHIEFTFPFTFRELNLLKEKKFSFVELLHHFFTETKEAGISRFEQFQVVLIFDGLDECRLPLDFNNNQILTDVTESTSVDVLLTNLITGNLLPSARLWITTRPAAANQIPPECVDMVTEVRGFTDPQKEEYFRKRFRDEEQASRIISHIKTSRSVHIMCHIPVFCWITATVLEDVLKISQRGQLPKTLTEMYIHFQLVQSKQGNIKYHSRAETDPHWTPETREMIQSLGKLAFEQLEKGNLIFYEADLAECGLDIRAASVYSGVFTQIFKEERGLYQDKVFCFVHLSLQEFLAALYVFLTFINSGVNLLTEQQPTSSWFTVFSQKSKLKLLLQNAVDKALQSPNGHLDLFLRFLLGLSMETNQRLLRGLLTQTGSSSQTNQETVQYIKKKIKENPSPERSINLFYCLNELNDNSLVKQIQQHLSSGSLSTDKLSPAQWSALVFMLLSSEEKLDVFDLKKYSASEEAFMKLLPVVEVSKTSLLSGCNLSERSCEALASVLSSQSSSLRELDLSNNHLQDSGVKRLSAGLESPNCRLEALRLSGCNLSERSCEALASVLSSQSSSLRELDLSNNDLQDSGVKRLSAGLESPNCRLKALRLSGCNLSERSCEALASVLSSQSSSLRELDLSNNHLQDSGVKRLSAGLESPNCRLEALRLSGCNLSERSCEALASVLSSQSSSLRELDLSNNHLQDSGVKCLSAGLESPNCRLEALRLSGCNLSERSCEALASVLSSQSSSLRELDLSNNDLQDSGVKHLSAGLESPNCRLETLRLSGCLLTQEGCAALASALSSNPSHLRELDLSYNHPGASGEKLLSAGLEDPTWSLEALRVDHGGEQRLKPGVRKYSCQVKLDPNTAHRHLKLSEDNRKVRLVEEKQPYPDHPERFDYYRQVLCGTGLTGRCYWEVEWKGRVNIGVTYRGISRRGRSDDCWLGRNDKSWSLECFGRGFTARHKNRRTDVPVPSSSSSSSSSSSSNRVAVYLDWPAGSLSFYSVSSDALIHLHTFTCTFTEPLYPAFRFGLDNDLIYTLRSSVSLCLME